One window of Robiginitalea biformata HTCC2501 genomic DNA carries:
- a CDS encoding TraR/DksA family transcriptional regulator has protein sequence MAQEDIKVRYSDKDLEEFRVLIEQKIEKAKSHLELLRSSYMNDGNNGTDDTSPTFKAFEEGSETMSKEANTQLAIRQEKFIRDLKNALLRIENKTYGICRVTGKLINKERLKLVPHATLSIEAKNMQK, from the coding sequence ATGGCACAAGAAGATATCAAAGTTCGCTACTCGGATAAGGACCTGGAGGAATTCCGCGTGCTCATTGAGCAAAAGATCGAAAAGGCCAAGAGCCACCTGGAGCTCCTCAGGAGTTCCTATATGAATGACGGCAACAACGGGACGGACGACACGTCGCCCACCTTCAAGGCGTTTGAGGAAGGGTCGGAAACCATGAGCAAGGAAGCCAACACCCAGCTAGCCATCCGGCAGGAAAAATTTATCCGGGACCTGAAAAACGCCCTGTTGCGCATCGAAAACAAGACCTATGGCATTTGCCGGGTTACGGGCAAGCTCATCAATAAGGAACGGCTAAAACTCGTACCCCATGCCACGCTCAGTATCGAAGCGAAGAACATGCAGAAATAA
- the uvrC gene encoding excinuclease ABC subunit UvrC — MSQTPLEIQLKTLPESPGVYQFYDADQRMLYVGKAKNLKKRVGSYFTKKHDSGKTRVLVKKIRSIRHIVVPTESDALLLENNLIKEHQPRYNVLLRDDKSYPWLCIKNERFPRIFPTRNRIEDGSEYFGPYTSMKTVRALLELIRSVYPLRTCNYDLAAEKIRDGKYKVCLEYHLGNCLGPCEGLQDEASYMRQVDDIRQIIRGNFGSSLQYFRRRMKQLAGETRFEEAQQIKEKVEILENYQSKSTVVHPKITDVDVFSIVSDPTHAYVNYMQIAHGLVVRSHTIEIKKKLEESDEDLLALAIVTLRERFGSDSEEVYLPFEVPVAGPVRVTVPSRGDKRKIVELSLRNAKFFRQERFKQIRITDPDRHVNRLMEQMKKDLRLSEEPRHIECFDNSNIQGSNPVAACVVFRDGKPSKKEYRHFNIRTVEGPDDFASMTEVVHRRYRRMLDQGDSLPQLIVVDGGKGQLSAALKSLDVLGLRGTIAIIGIAKRLEEIYFPKDPIPLYLDKKSETLRVIQQLRNEAHRFGITHHRKKRSMAAISSALEQIDGVGEKTARQLLRKFKSVKRIRAASEAELAAEVGPSKARKIYESLRE, encoded by the coding sequence ATGAGCCAAACCCCGCTGGAAATCCAATTGAAAACGCTGCCCGAAAGCCCGGGGGTGTATCAATTCTATGACGCAGACCAGCGAATGCTCTACGTCGGGAAAGCCAAGAACCTGAAGAAACGGGTCGGCTCCTACTTTACCAAGAAGCACGACAGCGGGAAGACCCGGGTACTCGTGAAAAAAATCCGTTCGATCCGGCATATCGTTGTGCCCACCGAATCGGATGCGCTGTTGCTCGAAAACAACCTGATCAAGGAACACCAGCCCCGGTACAACGTGCTCCTCCGGGATGATAAGTCCTATCCCTGGCTCTGTATCAAAAACGAACGCTTCCCCAGGATTTTCCCAACGCGGAACCGGATCGAAGACGGGTCTGAATATTTCGGGCCGTATACTTCCATGAAAACGGTGCGGGCACTCCTGGAGCTCATCCGGAGCGTCTACCCCCTGCGCACCTGCAACTACGACCTGGCCGCGGAGAAGATCCGGGACGGAAAGTACAAGGTATGCCTGGAATACCACCTGGGGAATTGCCTGGGACCCTGCGAAGGGTTGCAGGACGAGGCCTCCTACATGCGGCAGGTAGACGATATCCGGCAGATTATCCGGGGGAATTTCGGTTCGTCCCTTCAGTATTTCCGGCGCAGGATGAAGCAGCTGGCCGGGGAGACGCGGTTTGAAGAGGCCCAGCAGATCAAGGAGAAGGTGGAAATCCTGGAGAATTACCAGTCAAAGTCCACGGTGGTCCACCCCAAGATCACGGATGTCGATGTGTTTTCGATTGTGTCGGACCCCACCCATGCCTATGTGAACTACATGCAAATCGCCCACGGCCTGGTGGTCCGATCCCACACCATCGAGATAAAGAAAAAGCTCGAGGAGTCCGACGAGGACCTGCTGGCCCTTGCAATCGTCACACTCCGGGAGCGCTTCGGTTCGGATTCCGAGGAAGTCTACCTGCCCTTTGAAGTGCCGGTGGCCGGCCCGGTGCGGGTTACGGTGCCCAGCCGGGGCGACAAGCGCAAGATCGTGGAGCTATCCCTGCGCAACGCGAAGTTCTTCCGGCAGGAACGCTTTAAGCAGATCCGGATTACGGACCCGGACCGGCACGTGAACCGGCTGATGGAACAGATGAAGAAGGACCTGCGCCTATCGGAGGAGCCCCGGCATATTGAGTGTTTCGACAACTCGAATATCCAGGGGAGCAATCCCGTGGCGGCCTGCGTGGTGTTCCGGGACGGAAAGCCCTCGAAAAAGGAATACCGGCACTTCAATATCCGGACCGTGGAGGGACCGGACGATTTCGCATCGATGACTGAAGTGGTCCATCGCCGGTACCGGCGGATGCTCGACCAGGGGGACTCCCTGCCGCAACTCATCGTGGTCGACGGGGGAAAGGGCCAGCTGTCTGCCGCGCTGAAGAGCCTCGACGTACTCGGGTTGCGGGGGACCATTGCCATCATCGGGATCGCCAAACGGCTCGAGGAGATCTATTTCCCGAAGGATCCGATCCCGCTCTATCTGGACAAAAAATCGGAAACCCTCCGCGTTATCCAGCAACTGCGCAACGAGGCGCACCGGTTCGGGATCACCCACCACCGCAAGAAGCGCAGTATGGCGGCCATCAGCTCGGCCCTTGAACAGATTGACGGGGTGGGCGAAAAAACGGCCCGGCAGCTCCTGAGAAAATTCAAATCCGTAAAGCGGATACGGGCGGCTTCCGAGGCGGAACTCGCAGCCGAAGTAGGGCCTTCAAAAGCCCGGAAAATCTATGAAAGTTTGCGCGAATGA
- a CDS encoding 5-formyltetrahydrofolate cyclo-ligase → MLKNELRLNFLQLRQNLADTTYQAASKAIAERVFHLPVSGKTRFHLFLPIRSKKEIDTAYLQAELRKRGKEIVIPRVVGKGELKHYLTTPETRFITSPWGIPEPEGAEEVPPESLDVVFIPLLAFDAGGHRVGYGGGYYDRFLQHCREDALRIGLSFFGPVPAIEDLHDGDLQMHYAVTPETIYEF, encoded by the coding sequence ATGTTGAAAAATGAGCTTCGATTGAACTTTTTGCAACTCCGGCAAAATCTAGCAGACACTACCTATCAAGCCGCCAGCAAGGCAATTGCTGAGCGGGTTTTTCATTTGCCTGTCTCCGGGAAAACCCGGTTTCACCTCTTCCTGCCGATCCGGTCGAAAAAGGAAATCGACACGGCTTACCTGCAAGCGGAACTCCGGAAACGGGGCAAGGAGATCGTCATCCCCCGGGTTGTCGGCAAGGGGGAACTCAAGCACTACCTGACCACCCCGGAAACCCGCTTTATAACGAGCCCCTGGGGGATTCCGGAACCCGAAGGCGCGGAAGAAGTTCCGCCGGAGTCCCTGGACGTGGTTTTTATCCCCCTGCTCGCATTTGACGCCGGCGGGCATCGGGTGGGTTACGGCGGGGGATACTACGACCGTTTCCTGCAGCATTGCCGGGAAGATGCCCTGCGGATCGGCTTGTCGTTCTTTGGCCCGGTACCTGCCATCGAAGACCTGCACGACGGCGACCTGCAGATGCACTATGCCGTTACCCCGGAAACTATTTATGAATTCTGA
- a CDS encoding DUF4097 family beta strand repeat-containing protein, protein MPRSVSKRRTCRNNRKRPPGRFFGYLLLVLILLGGAGMPGALAQKRVVKTLLEPEIRDIAIDGSQCFAISLETARTDRVTVEASMEGEYQSEVVVQTENAGSTLMIRTGFTPGFDYPNDKLGAHKVLSVRLRVVLPEGQRVRLSAGRCQVEASGSYELLDVHIESGGCRMDHRATTTRVQTFSAPITARIEEGDVSAESRHGKVRVDPIPGGDPSYELKSHLGDIRVHAGR, encoded by the coding sequence ATGCCACGCTCAGTATCGAAGCGAAGAACATGCAGAAATAACCGCAAACGCCCTCCGGGGCGTTTTTTTGGCTACCTGCTCCTGGTTTTGATCCTGCTGGGGGGAGCCGGGATGCCGGGTGCCCTCGCCCAGAAACGCGTTGTAAAAACGCTTCTGGAACCGGAAATCCGGGACATCGCAATCGACGGCAGCCAGTGTTTTGCCATCTCCCTGGAAACCGCCCGCACCGACCGGGTCACCGTGGAGGCGAGCATGGAGGGGGAGTACCAGAGCGAGGTAGTTGTCCAGACGGAAAATGCCGGGAGCACGCTGATGATCCGGACGGGTTTCACCCCCGGTTTTGACTACCCCAACGACAAACTCGGCGCCCATAAGGTGCTCTCTGTACGCCTCCGGGTGGTCCTGCCCGAAGGCCAGCGGGTACGGCTTTCCGCCGGTCGGTGCCAGGTGGAGGCTTCGGGCAGCTACGAGCTGCTCGATGTGCATATCGAATCGGGGGGGTGCCGGATGGACCACCGGGCCACCACTACCCGCGTACAAACTTTTTCGGCCCCGATCACTGCCCGCATCGAAGAAGGGGATGTCTCGGCGGAATCCCGTCACGGTAAGGTCCGCGTCGATCCGATTCCCGGCGGCGACCCGAGCTATGAGCTGAAAAGCCACCTCGGGGATATCCGGGTGCATGCCGGCCGCTAA
- a CDS encoding patatin-like phospholipase family protein, with protein sequence MKYLHTMRPLPIICLLLLGLVTGFAQENTLDGDLKVGLVLSGGGAKGLAHIGALRMIEEAGVRIDYIGGTSMGAIVGALYASGYSARKLDSLFTNTDFTNLIQDNLPRSAKSFYEKEDTERYALTLPFTGFKVSFPPAISGGQNIYNELVQALYHVKDVEDFSRLPIPFFCIATDVETGEEILLDSGYLPEAIMASGTFPSLFEPTEVDGRILIDGGVLNNYPVDEVRERGAQVVIGVDVQHGLRDREALLSATEILLQINNYRTVGNMEEKRARTDIYIKPDIQSYSVIDFGLRDTIIASGVKAAKKQFDELRRVAARQTRKPSRRPNLPVADSIVINRLLITGNNNYTRGYVKGKLRFDLAEPIPFEKLQQGISNLSATGNFKTIRYKLVSNGLGQDLILQLQENPTKTFIRIGAHYDDLYQSAALINLTRKSFLLDDDVGSLDVILGDNIRYNAEYYVDKGTYWSFGLNSRFNGFDQEINYDLIRSNFDVPDDENINNINLEVVDLTNQLYLQTVLREEFAFSLGLEHKLLKYSTETLNRVQEPGENPPAPRGGRVYFENSNYFSTYGKLTLDTYDDRYFPTRGLYFDGDFHFYILSSDFTGNFKEFSIAKARMGTAFPLAGNLSLNLETEGGFKLGTSNVSTFDFVLGGYGSSLINNFTPFLGYDFLSLPGNSYVKAYARADWEFTQKNHLLFAANYSNVADDLFRTGDWFTAPDYSGYGLGYAWESFFGPVQVLYSWSPEGKDNLFFVSIGYWF encoded by the coding sequence ATGAAGTACCTTCACACCATGCGCCCTCTGCCTATTATCTGCCTCTTACTGCTGGGTTTGGTCACCGGATTCGCCCAGGAAAATACTCTGGATGGAGACCTGAAGGTCGGGTTGGTCCTCAGCGGGGGCGGGGCCAAGGGGCTCGCCCATATCGGGGCGCTGCGGATGATCGAGGAGGCGGGTGTCCGGATTGACTATATCGGCGGTACGAGCATGGGGGCGATTGTCGGGGCGCTATATGCCTCCGGGTACTCGGCCCGGAAACTGGACTCCCTTTTCACAAATACGGATTTTACCAACCTCATCCAGGACAACCTGCCGCGAAGCGCCAAATCCTTTTACGAAAAAGAGGATACGGAGCGGTACGCCCTCACCCTGCCATTCACGGGCTTTAAAGTGTCTTTTCCTCCGGCGATTTCGGGGGGTCAGAACATCTACAACGAATTGGTGCAGGCGCTCTATCACGTAAAGGACGTGGAGGATTTCAGCCGCCTGCCGATCCCCTTCTTTTGCATCGCCACCGACGTGGAAACCGGGGAGGAAATCCTGCTGGACAGCGGTTACCTGCCGGAAGCGATCATGGCCAGCGGCACCTTTCCCTCCCTCTTTGAACCTACGGAGGTAGACGGGCGGATCTTAATCGATGGGGGCGTGCTCAACAACTACCCGGTGGACGAGGTCCGGGAACGTGGGGCCCAGGTGGTAATCGGGGTGGATGTGCAACACGGGCTCCGCGACCGGGAGGCGCTTTTGTCGGCCACGGAGATCCTCCTGCAAATCAACAATTACCGGACGGTCGGGAACATGGAGGAAAAAAGGGCGCGCACGGACATCTACATCAAGCCGGATATCCAGTCGTATTCCGTAATCGATTTCGGCCTGCGCGACACGATCATCGCCTCCGGGGTAAAAGCCGCCAAGAAACAATTCGACGAACTCCGCCGGGTGGCGGCCCGCCAAACCCGGAAACCCAGTCGCCGCCCGAACCTGCCTGTTGCGGATTCCATCGTCATCAACCGCCTGCTCATTACGGGGAACAACAACTACACCAGGGGATACGTCAAGGGAAAACTCCGCTTTGACCTGGCCGAGCCCATCCCCTTTGAGAAACTGCAACAGGGGATCAGCAACCTTTCCGCCACCGGAAACTTCAAGACGATCCGCTACAAACTGGTGTCCAACGGCCTGGGCCAGGACCTGATCCTGCAGTTGCAGGAAAACCCGACCAAGACCTTTATACGTATCGGGGCGCACTACGACGACCTCTACCAGAGCGCTGCCCTGATCAACCTGACCCGGAAGAGCTTCCTGTTGGATGATGACGTGGGTTCCCTGGACGTGATCCTGGGAGACAACATCCGGTACAACGCCGAGTACTACGTGGACAAGGGCACCTACTGGAGCTTCGGGCTGAACTCCCGCTTTAACGGGTTCGACCAGGAGATCAACTACGACCTGATCCGCAGCAACTTTGACGTGCCGGACGACGAGAACATCAACAACATCAACCTGGAGGTGGTCGACCTGACCAACCAGTTGTACCTGCAAACGGTGCTGCGGGAGGAATTTGCCTTTAGCCTGGGGTTGGAGCACAAGCTTTTAAAATATTCCACGGAGACCCTGAACCGGGTTCAGGAGCCCGGGGAGAACCCCCCGGCGCCTCGCGGCGGGCGGGTTTATTTTGAAAACAGCAATTATTTCAGCACCTACGGCAAACTGACCCTGGACACCTACGACGACCGGTATTTCCCCACACGCGGCCTGTACTTTGACGGGGATTTCCACTTCTATATCCTCTCTTCGGACTTTACGGGCAATTTCAAGGAGTTTTCCATCGCCAAGGCCCGGATGGGAACGGCCTTTCCGCTGGCGGGGAACCTGAGCCTGAACCTGGAGACCGAAGGCGGCTTTAAACTGGGGACCTCCAATGTTTCTACCTTCGATTTTGTCCTCGGGGGATACGGGAGCAGCCTGATCAACAATTTCACACCCTTTCTGGGCTATGACTTTCTGAGCCTGCCGGGCAACAGCTACGTGAAGGCCTATGCACGCGCCGACTGGGAATTCACCCAGAAAAACCACCTGCTGTTTGCCGCCAACTACTCGAACGTAGCCGACGACCTCTTCCGCACGGGCGATTGGTTTACGGCACCGGATTATTCGGGTTACGGCCTCGGGTACGCCTGGGAATCTTTTTTCGGCCCGGTGCAGGTGCTTTATTCCTGGTCGCCGGAAGGCAAGGACAATTTGTTCTTTGTGAGCATCGGTTACTGGTTCTGA
- a CDS encoding lipoprotein signal peptidase: MHLKKSLFLVAAVLIVDQISKIYVKTHFHLEESVEVFSWFKIYFIENEGAAWGTKLSDIFPVSERKAKLFLTLFRLLAIAGIGYWLWDLLKKQANRTLVLAVSLIFAGAVGNIIDSVFYGVLFDHSYGQVATFLAEDNYDSLFYGKVVDMLYFPIIDSRWPEWVPWLGGDSFRFFAPVFNIADTAISTGVGILLVFNKKAFSPAGDATAREVQ; this comes from the coding sequence ATGCACCTGAAAAAATCCCTCTTCCTGGTCGCGGCGGTCCTGATCGTCGATCAGATCAGCAAAATCTACGTAAAAACCCATTTCCACCTGGAAGAATCCGTGGAGGTGTTTTCGTGGTTCAAAATTTACTTCATCGAAAACGAGGGAGCCGCCTGGGGGACCAAGCTCAGTGACATATTCCCCGTTTCCGAACGGAAAGCCAAACTCTTCCTGACACTATTCCGCTTACTGGCCATCGCGGGAATTGGCTACTGGTTGTGGGACCTCCTGAAGAAGCAGGCCAACCGGACCCTGGTCCTGGCCGTCAGCCTTATTTTCGCCGGGGCCGTGGGCAATATCATCGATTCGGTTTTCTACGGGGTGCTCTTCGACCACAGCTACGGGCAGGTGGCCACCTTTCTGGCAGAGGATAACTACGACAGCCTGTTCTACGGCAAGGTGGTGGACATGCTTTATTTCCCGATCATCGACAGCCGGTGGCCCGAATGGGTCCCCTGGCTGGGCGGCGATTCCTTCCGCTTTTTTGCCCCTGTGTTCAATATCGCCGATACGGCCATCAGCACCGGTGTCGGCATCCTGCTTGTCTTCAACAAAAAAGCGTTTTCCCCTGCCGGGGATGCTACGGCCCGGGAGGTGCAATAA